The Rhodohalobacter sp. SW132 DNA segment CTCTCAAAGAGGGGATTTTTATGCCCTTTAATTCATTCGTGAAAATGTAATTACGGACTCAAAAAGAGAGGCCCCTGGCTATTTTCAACCATATATTGGGTTGTAGAACCAAAGGCTGCCCGACGAATAGCAGAAACGGAATGTGCGCCTAGTAGCAGCAAGTCCGGATTCCGTCCCATCTGAAGGTTAAGAAATCGTTCACCGGGCTTTCCTTTTTCCATAACTTTTTTGGAGATGTAATAGAAACCATGCTCTTTCAAATAGGCTTCTGCCTGGCTCAGTATCCTTGATGCCCGGTCCATCTCTTCAATAGAGTCTCCTTCTGAGACAATAATCAACTCTATCTCTATATCCTTGCCATAAGGCAATAGATGGACAAATCCTTTTAGTGTTCTTGCAGCCGGTCCACTTCCGTCGAACGCGATCATAATCCGTTCCACATCACGGTATTCATCTGTTACAATTAATGTCGGAGCATGGCCTTTTTTCACGACTTTCGCCAGTGTCCCAGTGTCCTTTTCAGGTTGATTGTAGAAAAAGCGAGAGTCCTTACCCACAATCAAAAGATCGTGATACTTCATCTCTTCAATAATCAGTTCCGTAGAAGCACCATGCATTTGCACGTCACGATGACGAACACCTGCTTTTTCAACAGCATTTTTGAAATCGTTCAGCAGCTCTTCTGCAACTTTGCGCGTTTCTTCAGCCATTTCAGCCCAAATTGTTTGCCCGGATATTTGTGTGCCGTATCCTCCCACTCCCATAGCGGATTGAAGGTTTGATGTATCCACTACAGCCAGACCGGTAACGCTTGCATCAAATTTTTTTGCAAGACGGATTGCAAATCGTGTGGCAACCGGTGTATCCCCATCAGGGTCAAGTGCAACCAAAATTCGCTTAATCATTGTATTACTCCCTTTTTTTTAAAACCAGTTAATCTATATTGTTCAGACATTCAGAATTCAATGGTTCCCGAAAATCTGTTTGAACTGTTCGTAATACCTGTTTGAAGTGTTAAGATCCTGCATTGTGAAACGGTGGGTATTCTTCTGATCAGCCGATTTGATACATTTCATGATCTCCTTAGACATCTTATCTGCAGATACTTCCCGGATTTCGCTATTCAGATATTTCACCTTCATCGCCAGGTCGGATATCAACGCGCTTTCCCGGCTCTCCAGTAATACGACTCCCCCATGTTCCAAAATTTTTAATGCACCTAACACACCATCATTGCCGCCACCTGACAAAAATATACCCAGTACCCTGTCTCCATATTCCTGAACTGCGGAACGAAGCAGAACATCAATTGACGGCCTGCATTTATGTTCCCTTGGGCCTTTGTGTAACATGATACGTTTTCGACCACCTTCATTTTTAATCACGGTGTGAAAACCACCCGGGGCTACATAAACAGTACCGGGTTCCAATACAACGTCATTTTTTGCCTCTTCTACTGTGAGCCTGGTAATTCCATTCAGATCATTTGAAAAGCACTGTGTATAAATCTTTGGCATATGCTGAACAATGATGACAGGTACGGAAAGGTTCTCCGGTAATGCCGCAAGGATTTGGTAAATCGACGAAACACCGCCCATACAACTTCCGATCACAACCAATTCGATACTAACCGGATTCATGTGTCCCACGTCTTTGAAAAACTCTTTCGAAACCTTTCGATCAGAGATATTTGTTAAAACACTGCCGTTTTTTCCATTAAATTTCGGAATGGATTTCAGCAGGGAAATTACACGTTTATGAAAGTGCCTGTCTGCCAGAATTAATCCCCTGTTCTTTTCTGGTTTCGTGATGTAATCAATCGCCCCGTTTTTCAATCCCTGCAGCGCAACTTTGGCTCCATCTTCATTGAGTAATGTCAACAGAACGATATGAAGATCAGGAAATGCATTTCGGAGTTGATAAAAGAGTTTCATTTTATCAGAATCTGTGCGATCCACTCCAAGAAATAAAAGGTCGGGTTGGTTATCTTTAATTTTCGATTCCACCCATTCAAAACTGGAATTACCGGTTGAGTCTGATACCATAACTCCCTTTTCCTTTTGCAGCATGCTCGACAAAATGCGTCGCATCAACACGTTGGAATCTATAATGAGTGCTGTGATATTTTGTGATCTCTTTTCCACTTTTTTTGTCCGGTATATGAGAATGGAGAACTGTTATATAATATATTTAAATTCGCAGCCATTACTAGTATACTTTGTTCCTTACATGAAGTAATCTATTCATGATTTCATATGTAATGAAAAACATTACATAAATTTTGAAAAACGTTACATAAATCACTTATTTATTCAGGAATTCGAATCATTCATTTTCTTTATTTGAAGATCTGCAAAATGATTTAACCCATCTTCTTTGATTGGAATCGTCCCTTTATTATCACCTGAAACCAGCTTCTTCCCATCAACTTCCCCAACCAACAAACCGGTTTCGAGTCCATCCGGATTTTTGACACGAATTCGGTATTCCGTCTTGCCATCATCAACCTTCAGATGAATTTCAAACTCTTTCCATTCAGAGGAGACAGAGGGCTTCAGAATGATCGAATCATCTTCATAGCTAAAACCCAGAATTGATTCCAGGCCAATCCGGTAGAACCAGGCACCTGACCCGGTATACCAGCTCCAGCCTCCCATTCCGGTCAGCGGCGGTTCACCGTATACATCAGCGGAAATTACGTACGGCTCAACCTTGAATCTCTGAACCCCTTCCGGGTTTGAGGTATGATTTACAGGATTGATCATGTTCAGATACCGCACGGCTTTTTCGCCCATTCCCTTTTCCGCCATCGCTTTTATCAGCCAGAGCGCCGCGTGTGTATACTGCCCGCCATTTTCCCTCACACCGGGAATGTACCCTTTGATATACCCTGGATTTTTCTCAGTTGCATCAAACGGAGGTGTGAGCAGACGGATAATGCGATCCTGTTCCGATACAAGATATTTTTCTGCTGACAAAAGTGCCGTTTCTGCTTTGGATGATTCAGCCGCCCCGGTAATGACCGCCCAGGCCTGGGAGATCGCATCAATCCGGCACTCTTCATTTTCAAACGATCCCAGCGTAGTACCGTCATCATAAAATGCACGCAGATACCATTCGCCATCCCACCCTTTGGTGTTTAACTGCGTCCTGAGTTTTTCTGCTGTTTGCTTGTATCGATCGGCTCTTTCAGAATCGTTACGCTTCCGGGCATACTCCGTAAACCGGTTCAGAATTCCATAAATAAAGAATCCAAGCCAGACACTTTCCCCTTTCCCTTGCTCGCCCACCCGATTCATACCGTCATTCCAGTCACCCGCGCCGATCAGTGGCAGACCGTTTTTCCCGAATTTCAACGAAATGTCGATTGCCCGGCAGCAATGCTCATACACTGTATCAAACTCATTAAGCTTTTCCGGGTTCAGGTATACTTCATGTTCATAATCCTCCAGTTTACGGGCTGTAATCCAGGGGGCTTTTTCATCAAAAATAGATTTATCACCGGTAGACCGAATATAAAAATCGGTCACATACGCCAGCCAGAGCCGGTCGTCAGATATTTTGGAACGAATTCCGCGTCCGGTTGGAGGATGCCACCAATGCAGCACGTCGCCCTCTTTGAACTGTTTTTCGGCATGCAGCAAAATCTGTTTTTTTGTGATCTCAGGATCCACGTAAAGTGCTGCAGCAGAATCCTGTAACTGATCTCTGTAGCCGTATGCCCCGCCGGCCTGGTAGTATGCTGTTCTGGCCCACATTCTGCAGGATAAATTCTGATACATCAGCCAGCCGTTCATCAGCAGGTCAAGCGATTTGTCGGGTGTGGTGATGGTGATTTTGCCCAGTTTTGACTTCCAGAACTGCTGAATATTGTCCAGGCTGTTCCGCGCAGATTTTTGATCTCCGTATTTCCGGATCAGGGCCTGAGCTTCATTATCCGTTTCCGTTTCCCCTTCAATAAAAATAAGTTCCCTGCTTTCACCCGGCTCAAGAGTCAGTGTGACCTGGAAAGCCGCACATGGATCAGTACCCGGATCGGTTTCAACAGCCAGTTTTGTACTCATGGCAACTGCGCCGGGTTCAGTCAGGGACCGATTACGTCCGATGAATTCCTTCCTGTTTGTTGTAAAATTAAGCTCATCCGATTCTTCAATCCCAGCCACTGCTGAAAAGGAAACTCGTCCTGCAAATTCATTATTGTAATGATTCCGGGCTAAAATTGTCGACCCGCCATCCAGTACATCCTGTATCACGGTGCGGGATGCCCGGTTTCTGCTCACGCCAAGTACCCGTTCCGTATACCTGAATACCGACAGGTTCCTCTCAGTACCACCGCTATTATGAATTCTGATGATAGAAATTTTAACCGGATCGTTTTCATCCACGAACTGAATCAATTCATGGTCCAGCCCGTCAAATGCGTGATCATATTGAGTAAACCCAAATCCATGCACGATCTTGTATGGCGTGCTTCCGGGAGCCGGGCCGGGCGTGGGAGACCAGAACAGTTTGTTTTCTTCATCCCGGATATAGAACGCTTCTGAATGAGAGTCGGAAACAGGATCGTTTGACCAACCCGTAAGTTTATTTTCCCTGCTGTTTTCACTCCACGTGTACCCCGCTCCTTTCTCCGTGGCGATGAATCCTACGCTGGGATTGGATATTACGTTGATCCATGGCGCCGGCGGGAACATCAGATTGCCCGTTTCAGGGTTTGGATTTATCAATATGTGATACTCATCACCAGACTCCGAAAACCCTCCGTAACCGTTAAAAAATTGCAGGTTCTCCGGTTTATCCCAGCCCTCTTTTTCTGATTGATTTTTTATCGTTTCAGGCAACCTGTACCGATCTGATTCGCCGTTTAACAGCCACGATTCGGTCTCTTTTTCTCGCCTTAACCTGGAGAGATCCGGAAGTGTGTTTTCGAATACGGCGTGAGCTACAGTCAGGATCAGGGTAAGATCCTCAGACGGCATTTTATCAGACCGATGAAGGAAAACTCCTGCCCTCTTGTGGATCATATCCCGTTCAGGTGAATTTTGAATCGCCTGCATAATTGCCTCCTGAATCTCATCGATATAGCCCGGAGCATGATCGTTAATAACCAGAAGTTCTGTTTCCACGCCTTTCAGCCGCCAGAAATTGTGTGCTTTCAGCAGAGTTTTCACACTTTTAATCTGATCCATCTCCTGAATTCTGAACACAATCAGCGGAAAATCACCGGAGATTCCGTAAGCCCAAAGCTCGTGCTGCTTCCCACGGTTTTCCCTTAGTTTGTGCTCACCAGACCTGAAGCCTTTATCTGAGTAGAGAACATAAGAAGCGAGTTTTTGATAGTTGTGTGCCTCTTTTGATGTAAGCCCCAGGTGATTCAGTTCCACGGAGCTGTATACCAGTGCCAGGTCGAAAGCACGATCAGCCGCATGCAGGTTGTCATAGGTATCAGCCAGCCGCTCAGCTTCCTCTCTCGTATCTGCGTAACCAAGACCAAAAATCAGCTCTTTCTTTTCACCGGGACCCAGTTTCACGGTTTTGTGAAGACTCACAATCGGGTCGGATATATTTCCAAGTGACCCGGATAAACTACTTCCGGGATCCATTGCCGCCGGATTACTGAGCGACCTTCCCCGACCGATAAAAACGGACCGGTCTGTTTCGAACTGAAGCGGTTCTGTGAGATTGTCCTGTTCATCTCCCGCGAATGTATGGATCATCCAGAGTGATTTTTCCTCCTCACTTCTTGGCCTACGTTTTACCAGAATGGAATGATGCTCGGCAAGATAATCGGTCTGCACAAAGAGTTTTGAAAAAGCCGGATGGGAGTTGTGATCTTCAGCTCTATTCAGCACCACCTCTGCATAGCTGGTCAGTTCGAGAGTCCGTTCTTCCCGGCTATAGTTGGTGAGGGTCAGTTTCCTCAGTTCCATGGGATCATCTGGCGAAACAGCCACTGTAGTGGTTGTCTCAATCCAGTCATCCACCCTTGATGTAACAATTTTGCCATTGTGAAACCAGGTATCGTACCGGTCGGGTTTTCTCTTTACGGGTTGATGCATGGACGACCAGAACTTTCCGCTCTGGGGATCCCTGATATAGAAAAAGAAGCCAAGTGGGTCCATTGTAGGATCGGCATCCCATCCGGTAAGCGAAATTCCGTGAGCTTTTGATGTTCCGGTGCCCGCATGAGTCAGGCACGAAGAATATTCACCATTCGACAACAGGTGAACCCTTGGCGGGGAAATATCCAGTTCGTTTAAACCCGCATGTTCCACAACATGCTCCACCACCTGCTGTTCTCCCGGTTCTAACTCCACATCAATCGGATGCGGTTCTTTGATCGGCACGCCTCTCGGAATTTTTTCTTGTAGGATCAGCTCACAACCTTGGATACGGGGATCTTCATGAAACCAGTTCTGGACTTCCCAGTCATTTAAAACATTTTCAATGGCAAGAAGACTCATTCCATGATGATGAACCATATACGTTTTCACCCACTTGAACGTATCCTTTTCACCCATCCGGCTGGGAGTATAATCCACCGCATCATAAAAACCATGTAAACCAAATCCCCCAAGTTTTTCAAGTCTTTTGAGATTCTCAAGAGATGAAGCCGGATCTACCATCAGAGAAAGCATCGAGGCATAGGGCGCCACAACATACTCCTCGGCAAGACCGCGCCGCAGCCCCAGCCCAGGGGCGCCGAAAGCGCGGTACTGGTAGTGCATATCCATATTCAAAAAATAGTATGCGCTCTCAGATTGTCCCCACGGCCGGTTTCTCTTTACCCCATACTCTTTCTGCCAGCGAATTACATTCTCGCCTGTATGGTTGAGCAGCGTATCCGGATAGGTTTTCATAAATAGCAACGGCATCAGGTATTCAAACATCGTTCCGCCCCAGGAGAGAAGAATTTCATTGCTGCTAAGGCTTGTGAGCCTGCGGCTAAGCCTGAACCAATGTTCCACGGTAATATCTCCCTTGGCAATAGCAATATAGGATGCAATCCGGGCCTCGCTGGCAAGAAGGTCATACGTACCCAGATCGAGCTGAGCTTTTTCAACATTGTATCCAATTGTGAAGAGCCCCCGCTTTTTCAGATATAAAAATGAAAAATCCATCTCATCAACAAACCTGCCGGATTTTTCTACAATATCCCAGGAAAGGTATTTCCACTTATTGACAAGTGCAGAAACCTGTGGCTTCAATGAGCCATTTTTCTCAAGTTCAATAAGCTCATCCGGTGAATATTTCTCCGTATCAATTTCCCCAAATTCGATTAATGCTTTCTGTTCATAAATCGCTTGTTCAATAAGTCGCAAGGGCCGATCCTGCCAAAACAGAAGATCCTGCATCATCGCGTCATCCAGTTTACTGCCAAGCGGCAGCAGGTCTATTGCCGACAGATCAGCTGCCAGGCTTTTCAACGTTTTCAGACATTCAAGAGATTGAGCGGGGTTCTCATTTTTACGATTTTTCAGCTCCTTCAGCATTAAATCGCATTTCAGGTTCACTTGTTCTTTAAAATGGACTGGCAGCAAATCTTCATCCCAGGATCCATTCAAAACATCCTGAACCGTGATGACAGTGTCTGTCAACCCATCCCATATATTCTGATTAACACCTCTGCTTCTCATCGTTTTGCTTATTGACTCCCGAATGGATATCAGTCCCGCAGCAAGGTTTCCGGAATCCACAGTTGAGATATATTTCGGATGAAGTACCTCTCCCAGGCGAGTTTCGTACCAGTTGTAGAAATGTCCTTCATACCGCTCCAGCTGTTCCATGGAATTCAGAGTAAACCAAACTCTTTCGAGAAGTTCGCTCAGAGTAATATATCCCCTGTTGTAGGCCACCTGAGTTGAAACCAGGGCAAGTCCGATATTTGTGGGCGATGTTCGTTCGGCAATGGGTGTGTTCGGCTTTTCCTGGTAGTTATCGGGAGGTAGCCAGAAATGCTCTTCATTCACAAAACGCTCAAAATAGAACCATGTTCGCCGGGCATATTTCCGCAGCTCCATTTTCTCTTTTTCTGATAGTGTATATTCCTTTTTTTGGACCGGTTTGCTGATGAACCAGAGCCAGAAAGGAGCGCCTGCCCAAATCACAAAAAACGGAAACACAATCCAAAGATATTGAGGTGCCGTAAATATCGATGCTAAAAGAACGGAGAATCCAACAATAACCGAAAAGAACTGCCCGCGGATGTAGGCAATAAAAGAGTTCGGAGTTGTTGATTCGGCATGTGATGCAGTTGTCCACTCAAGCAGAGATTTCCTGCTGAATTTCAGGCGATAGAGCGTTCGAATAACCGCATCGAGTTGAACAACCGCCTGGTGCGGAAGAATCATCAAAACACATAGTGCCTGCAGGGAGTTGATTTTTAAATTGGCTCTGACTTTATCAACATAGAGTTTCCATTTCACCCGGGCGGGCCGGTTCAAAATATCACTATAGAGGCTGATGTAGATCGGAAAAGCGAGGATACCAAATGCTGCGGCTGTCCAGATCCAGGCGGCACCCGGTAGCAAGAACCATCCGGCAATAAAAAAGATTGTTAAAAAAAAAGGATTCAGGGATCGGCGAAGATTGTCGAAAATCTTCCATTTTGAAAGCAGGTTGATCGTATTGTTCTCTTTTCCTCCCTTAAGCGGAACTTGCGGAAAAAGCCATGCGGCAATCTGCCAGTCGCCCCGGATCCACCTGTGATTTCGTTTACTGAAGCTTACATACGTGGATGGATATTCGTCAAACAGCTCAATATCTGTGGCAAGGCCGGTTCTAAGGTATGTGCTCTCAATCAGATCGTGGGAAAGTATCCGGTTCTCGGGAAACCGGCCATCCAGAACCGCATGAAAAGCTTCCACATCGTAAATTCCTTTTCCGGTAAAAATCGCCTCTCCGGCCAGATCCTGGTAGATATCAGAAACGGCAGTGGAATAAGGGTCCAGCCCAACGTTGCCGGAAAAAATCCTTGAAAACCATGTTTTCCTTGACGACTCCGGCGGGATCGATATTCGGGGCTGAATGATTCCGTACCCATTCGTGATCCGCTTTTCTTCTGAATCGTACCGTGCACGGTTTAGCGGGTGTGCAATGGTGCGGACCAGGTTCCGGGCGCTGTCAGGCGGAAGCTTGGTATCCGAATCGAGGGTGATGACAAACTTTACCGGAAGCATGCCAATCGACTCTTTAAAATCCCCGCCTATATGTGTATACGTGGTTTCTGCAGCAGGATCGAAGAGCAGGCGATTAAACTCCTCAAGTTTGCCGCGTTTTCGCTCCCAGCCCATCCACGCGCCCTCCTGTTCATTCCAAAGCCTTTCTCTGTGCAGAAAAAAGAACTTATCTCCATAATTCGAGCGGTATTTTTTATTTAGCGCCTCTATTGCTTCATATGCAGCATTCAGAATCGCTTTGTCGGATTCCATTTCTTTTTTCGGAGAGTCGATAAAATCAGATAAAAGGATAAACTGAAAGGCCGGATCGGGATTGGCCAGCGATCGTATTTCAAGGTTTTCAATCTGCCGGTGTACATCCTGCGGAGATGTAAACAGTGTTGGAACCACTACAAGTGTTCTGGATTCTTCCGGAATTCCCTCTTTGTAATCCATTTTTGGTAAAATTCTTGGAGGCAGAAGGAATGCAAGAAACCGGTTTACACCCGATACAGACAAATCCAAGGCGGGAAAAAGGGCAACTGCAAGCACGAGCGCTGCGATCAGTGTTGAATTACTCATCGAGCCGGTGGCCACCCACAGAATCATCATCAAAATAATTGTTGAGAGAAAAACCATCATAACGTACCACGCTGTATTTCTCTCCAGCAGTCCGCGTACTTTCTCACGGAACGACATGCGGTATCCAAGTTTTTTAGCCAGTTCCGGGTAACCTTCACCTTTCAGGTAAAAGCCTACATGCTGGCGGGCAAACGAGGTGTTACCAAGCGGATCATCATCTTTTTGCTCATCATCCGCTTCCTCCACCATCAGCAGTACCTGCTCGGCAATCTCCCGCTCACCGTAATCCGTCCTTCGGCTGAGCCCCTCAACCACCCGCCGATAACTGTCGCGTGTCTGAAAATCCATCTCTGAATAGATCGCTGCCGGATCAAGACGCAGGATTTTGTCTACTACGGAGCACTCTTCAACAAAATCCGACCAGTCCGTTTCTGAAGATTGTCTCAGTGAATTGACCGCATTCTGGATACTGACCTGCAGCCTCGATTGCTTTTGAGCCTCAATTCGCATCGCCTCCTCGAGGGTCATATCGTACTGACGAAATCTGAAAGTTAACCATCGCTTCTGCTCATCCCACAAACGGCCTCTGTTTTGAAGCTGATTATAGATCTCGACCAGCTGCAACGGTTCGCCGTTACCTGAGTTTGCGGAAAGCCACTCCGATACTACATTTGAGAAAACACCCGGTTCTTCCTGCCGCTCTTCATCAAGGTTAGAGAGAAGATCATTTACTTCCGTTCTGACACTTTTACGATAGAGAATCCGGGAAGCTTTTTGGGCCAGTTTTTCAATCAGGATAAAACGAATCATAATCGGAATCGCCCATAATTCTCCCTGCATAAGTGTCCGGCCTTCCTGGTACTTTTGCACATAGTGAGTCAGCACATCCATATCGACAATATTGTCGGTATGATTCATCAGGTTCAAAACCAGCTCATACACCTTCGGCAGACCTTTAAACTCCCCATCCTTAAACAGCGGAATGCTCTTTTGATACTCTTTGGGAAAATCGATTCCGATTTGAACAATCTGCTCCTGTATGATATAGAAATTGTCAATCAACCATTCGGCAGCAGGTGAGATCTCTTTATTTGATTTTGCCAGTTTTGACAGTTCCCTGTACGATTCTTCAAGTACCTGCCTGGATTCTTCCAAAACCGGCTTTATCGGCCTGTGTTGGTTCCCATTTTCCAGGGAAAGATGATTTTCAGCCAGTTTATCGGCACTCTTCTTTAAAAAACCGATATTAAATGAAACCCCGGGATTTTCTCTCATCTGATTTCAATTATAAAAGTTATGGGATAATCTACTTTAATATCTCAAACAAGAATGACTTATCTGTTAAAGTTTTCTTGACAACAGGTGCAGGGAAAACCTTACAATTTTTTGTAGAGATGAGATATCATCGGAAAGCATATGTTTAAAATTTTTGGAAGATACTTTAAGATCTGTAACTCTTACTGCGATCCATTGGAGTTATGCTCTCTGTCAACATGAAATCAAAAGAGTAAAACTTGTTATCTGCGTGGTTTCTGATAGCATTTTGATCCTTATTTTAGAATTACTATGAAAAAGAAAATCATCGCGCTATCCGTTCATCTTTTCACAGCCATTGGTGCCGTGCTGGCATTCTGGGCACTTCTATTGATCGTCCGGGGTGAGCTCCGGTACTCCCTTTTTGTAATGGCACTTGCCGTTATCGTGGATTCGCTCGATGGTACTCTCGCCAGGCAAGCTGGTGTAACCACTCATACACCAGATATCGACGGTGCACTGATGGATAATATCACCGATTACCTGAACTGGGTGTTCTTACCCGTTTTCTGGGCCTATTCGTTTCTTGATCTCCATTTCCTGGCGGGTGCAATAGTTTTGATATCAAGCCTTTTTGGCTTCAGTCACAAACAGGCCAAAACCGACGACAACTTTTTCAGGGGATTCCCCTCCTACTGGAATTTAGTAATCCTCTACCTCTACATCCTCGGTGCTAATGCCTGGATCTCTCTGACCGTCATGCTTTTTTTCGCTGTTCTGGTCCTGGTTCCGGTAGAATTTATCTATCCGAGCCGGACCCGGGAATGGCGGAAAACGACCATCGTACTCTCCATCCCGTTTGCCATTATGATATTCCTCATGCTCTACTACCTGAGAGAAACCCCTCTTTGGCTCACGCTGACTTCGTTTTACTACCCGGTTTATTATGTGATCATTTCGATTTTAGCGGGTAACGATGACGGGTAACCGCAAAGGTCACGAAGGTTTTCACTAAGGTCATAAGGAGTTGAGTATGGAAAATTTCATTTATTCTTCATCGTGACCCGTTGTGCTACCCTTTGTGTCCATAGTGGTTAAACCACGAAGGAATCGAAGGGATTCACTAAGGTCACAAGGAGTTGAGTATGGAAAAATTCATTCATCCTACATCGTGACCCGTTGTGCTACCCTTTGTGTCCATAGTGGTTAAACCACGAAGGAATCGAAGGGATTCACTAAGGCCACAAGGAGTTGAGTATGGAAAAATTCATTCATCCTACATCGTGACCCGTTGTGCTACCCTTTGTGTCCGTAGTGGTTAAACCACGAAGGTCTCAATATCAGGTATTTCCCTACATCAAATTTATCCATTCTACTACCACCCAAACGCAGCAGATTCCGTAGTTTTATTAAGCTTCATACCAGACACCTTTTATCATTTCTATGATGAAGAAAGTCATTTTCTACACCATTTTCGCAATTGGTTTTCTTGCTGCCTGCACCTCACCCGCAGAGATTTTTGAAAATGAGGTTGCCCAGTTCATGTCCGCTGAGGCTTTGGAAAATGAGTTTATATCAGAGGACAAACTTGCTGAGCTGCCCGAACCGGTGCAGCATTATTTCTACTACTCAGGATTTCTCAATCAGCCATTATCCGGCATCACAGAAATTCTCTGGGCCGACACCAAAATAAAACTCGGGCCGGATCAGGCGTGGAGAGATCTTGAGACCCGTCAGTATAACTTCACGGAGAGCGGATCAAGGCTGGCATACATGAATGCGCGGATGGCCGGGGTGATCCCTTTTGAGGGACGGGACAAATATCACAACGGGCAGGGACATATGCTCGGTACGCTGGGTCGGCTGATAAAAGTATTCGATAATCACAGCCGGGAAGTAACCCTCGGCGGGGCAGTGATTCTGCTTGCAGAGGCACTCCTGGAGCCGTCCATTGCCCTTCAGGAGTACATCACATGGGAACCCATTGATGAACATACTGCCGGGGCTACGCTGCATCATGGTGACATCACCGTAAGCGGCATCTTCCGCTTTAACGAGGCGGGAGAATTTATCCGGTTCGAAAGCAGTGATCGTCCTTATGAAATAAGCAGCGGCGTGTATGAACCAAAACCGTTCAGTATCGATCTGGAAGAATATCATGAGGCTGATGGCCTGAAAATTGCCGGACGGGTATATGCAACCTGGCATCTTGAAGATGGGGATTTTATATACTGGGATGGAAAAATTACGGGGTTGAGAAGAAATGTAAAGCTATGAGTTTGATTATGAATATTTCAAGGAGTGACACTCTTTTGATTCTACTCTTTGAATACATTCTTTGTATTACTTCTATCAGATTACAAGTACATTTTTTTAGTTGCCTTTTATGTGGAGATTTCTCGACTCCGTTCCGGAAAAACACC contains these protein-coding regions:
- a CDS encoding phosphatidylcholine/phosphatidylserine synthase — protein: MKKKIIALSVHLFTAIGAVLAFWALLLIVRGELRYSLFVMALAVIVDSLDGTLARQAGVTTHTPDIDGALMDNITDYLNWVFLPVFWAYSFLDLHFLAGAIVLISSLFGFSHKQAKTDDNFFRGFPSYWNLVILYLYILGANAWISLTVMLFFAVLVLVPVEFIYPSRTREWRKTTIVLSIPFAIMIFLMLYYLRETPLWLTLTSFYYPVYYVIISILAGNDDG
- a CDS encoding DUF6544 family protein — encoded protein: MMKKVIFYTIFAIGFLAACTSPAEIFENEVAQFMSAEALENEFISEDKLAELPEPVQHYFYYSGFLNQPLSGITEILWADTKIKLGPDQAWRDLETRQYNFTESGSRLAYMNARMAGVIPFEGRDKYHNGQGHMLGTLGRLIKVFDNHSREVTLGGAVILLAEALLEPSIALQEYITWEPIDEHTAGATLHHGDITVSGIFRFNEAGEFIRFESSDRPYEISSGVYEPKPFSIDLEEYHEADGLKIAGRVYATWHLEDGDFIYWDGKITGLRRNVKL